In a single window of the Nicotiana tomentosiformis chromosome 8, ASM39032v3, whole genome shotgun sequence genome:
- the LOC138897513 gene encoding protein BLISTER-like has product MQRGRKRKYDRVSRSEDNVPKEALGVIDLSGSPSFTNSMINEAQALKGNLGEGAQGAADSFNNFFDSLDSAASEDVTGLGDLPASMLHHEAFLRYREEFKSHEAETRELAEKRDAYKLLNEKSQAELEAARRKNFDLVKQVRIVFEVSDDKSDLIANDPCPQDQKKLDVIKQLRGKVDAVKIETEEWKKNVDRLASEKETARTQLASAEVQLRAVKEKNLTQAKRIEGLQSQLSSAVSSQENLAKELEATNSEVITARSEADKKVAQLKVDVDAIQEQAKNMVKHARWESRRETLEGVHA; this is encoded by the exons ATGCAGCGAGGTCGAAAAAGAAAATATGACCGTGTATCTCGGTCAGAAGATAATGTCCCCAAGGAGGCGCTTGGGGTGATTGACCTTTCTGGGTCGCCTTCGTTTACAAATTCCATGATAAACGAGGCCCAGGCGTTGAAAGGTAACCTCGGCGAAGGGGCCCAAGGAGCAGCCGATTCTTTCAATAATTTCTTCGACAGCTTGGATTCTGCTGCTTCTGAGGATGTTACCGGTTTAGGCGATTTACCG GCCTCGATGCTTCATCACGAGGCCTTTCTACGATACCGGGAGGAGTTCAAGAGTCATGAGGCCGAGACTCGGGAGCTTGCTGAAAAGAGGGATGCTTATAAGCTCCTTAATGAAAAATCCCAAGCTGAGCTCGAGGCGGCTCGTAGGAAAAATTTTGACCTGGTCAAGCAGGTAAGAATagtttttgaagttagtgatgataaGTCGGACTTAATAGCTAATGATCCTTGCCCGCAGGATCAGAAAAAACTTGATGTGATCAAGCAACTCCGAGGGAAGGTGGATGCGGTCAAAATCGAGaccgaagaatggaagaaaaatgtGGACCGCTTAGCCTCGGAGAAAGAGACTGCCCGGACGCAGTTGGCTTCTGCTGAGGTTCAGCTTCGGGCTGTAAAGGAGAAGAACTTGACACAGGCAAAAAGGATCGAGGGACTCCAATCTCAGTTGAGCTCGGCTGTTTCTAGTCAAGAGAATCTGGCTAAGGAGCTCGAGGCTACCAATTCAGAAGTTATTACGGCCCGGAGCGAAGCTGATAAAAAAGTGGCCCAGCTGAAAGTTGATGTCGACGCTATCCAGGAGCAGGCAAAAAACATGGTGAAACATGCGAGGTGGGAatctcgaagggagaccctcgagggagtccatgcttAG
- the LOC138897512 gene encoding uncharacterized protein, with protein sequence MIVGLELAKNLGVEVIDPLLVVNQVNGTFEVREERMQRYLGKLQVTLHRFKEWTLQHIPRDQNSEADALANLGSSVEDTEFNSGELVQLMRSVVEEGHAEINSTSLTWDWRNKYMAYLRTENLPSDTKESRAMRTKAARFSLAEDGTLFRRTFDGPLAKYLGPGDTEYVLREIDEGTCGNHSGTESLVRKIIRAGYYWINMEKDEKEFVRRQITKDDTRSYV encoded by the exons atgattgtaggccTTGAATTAGCCAAAAACTTGGGAGTAGAGGTGATCGAccccctccttgtggtgaaccaagttaatggaacaTTTGAGGTCAGAGAAGagcgaatgcagagatacttagGCAAGTTGCaggtgacattacatcggttcaaagaatggactttgcaacacatacctcgggatcaaaacagcgaggccgatgcccttgctaacttaggatcGTCGGTCGAAGATACCGAGTTTAACTCAGGAGAACTCGTGCagcttatgagatcggtggtggaagaaggccacgccgagattaactcgacgagcctaacttgggactggaggaacaaGTACATGGCGTATCTCAGGACCGAAAATTTGCCATCGGacacaaaagaatcgagggccatgCGTACAAAAGCAGCCCGATTTAGCCTGGCCGAAGatggaaccttgttcagaagaacattcgatggtccACTTGCAAAATATCTAGGGCCGGGGGATACTgagtacgttctgagggaaatcgatgagggtacttgtggaaatcattcaggcacTGAATCactggttcgaaaaataatcagagccggttaTTATTGGATCAACATGGAAAAAGATGAAAAGGAGTTCGTTCGAAG GCAAATTACAAAGGATGATACGAGATCCTatgtctga